Proteins encoded by one window of Limimonas halophila:
- a CDS encoding SDR family NAD(P)-dependent oxidoreductase has protein sequence MDIDGRTFLVTGGASGLGAATARALVARGGAVVLGDVDTEGGAALAAELGNAARFVRVDVSREADAREAVDTAFSAYGALHGAFNCAGVVASGRVLNKAGEPHDLDAFAKTVNVNLVGSFNVARLAAAAMADNAPGADGERGVIVNTASIAAYDGQIGQTAYAASKGGVAAMTLPLARDLSGRGIRVVTIAPGIFDTPMMASLPDKVRQSLAEQTPFPQRLGLPEEYASLALHLLTNVMLNGEVIRLDGAVRMGPR, from the coding sequence CGCGGGGCGGTGCGGTCGTCCTGGGCGACGTCGATACCGAGGGCGGCGCGGCGCTCGCGGCCGAGCTGGGGAACGCGGCGCGCTTCGTGCGCGTGGACGTGAGCCGGGAGGCGGACGCGCGCGAAGCGGTGGACACCGCGTTCTCCGCCTACGGGGCGCTGCACGGCGCGTTCAACTGCGCCGGCGTGGTCGCTTCGGGGCGCGTGCTCAACAAGGCGGGTGAGCCGCACGACCTGGACGCCTTCGCCAAGACGGTGAACGTCAACCTGGTCGGCAGCTTCAACGTGGCGCGCTTGGCCGCCGCCGCCATGGCGGACAACGCGCCGGGCGCGGACGGCGAGCGCGGCGTGATCGTCAACACCGCCTCGATCGCCGCCTACGACGGGCAGATCGGGCAGACGGCCTACGCGGCGAGCAAGGGCGGCGTCGCGGCCATGACGCTGCCGCTGGCGCGCGATCTTTCGGGCCGCGGCATCCGCGTGGTGACGATCGCGCCCGGCATCTTCGACACGCCCATGATGGCGAGCCTGCCCGACAAGGTGCGCCAATCGCTGGCCGAGCAGACGCCGTTTCCCCAGCGCCTGGGCCTGCCCGAGGAGTATGCATCGCTCGCGCTGCACCTGCTCACGAACGTTATGCTGAACGGCGAGGTCATCCGCCTCGACGGCGCGGTTCGCATGGGGCCGCGCTGA
- a CDS encoding ABC transporter ATP-binding protein, translating into MADAGAPILEVADVTLQFGGVSALSDVSLSVGEGEIFSIIGPNGAGKTSLLNCVSGRYRPQQGAIRFRGEDLTRAKPNARCARGIGRTFQNLALYNRMSVLGNILVGRHNQLRNNFITGSLYWLTGADREEIEHRRAAETIIDFLEIAHIRKATTGTLSYGLRKRVELARAMALEPALLLLDEPMAGMNQEEKEDMARFIIDLNEEWGVTIAMIEHDIGAVMDISHRVAVLDFGQRIALGTPEEVMADPRVKQAYLGEDIEAEHDHRAAS; encoded by the coding sequence ATGGCTGACGCCGGCGCGCCCATCCTGGAGGTCGCCGACGTCACGCTGCAGTTCGGCGGCGTGTCCGCGCTCAGCGACGTCAGCCTGTCGGTGGGCGAGGGCGAGATCTTCTCCATCATCGGCCCCAACGGGGCCGGCAAGACCTCGCTCCTCAACTGCGTTTCCGGGCGCTACCGGCCGCAGCAGGGCGCGATCCGCTTTCGCGGCGAGGATCTCACGCGTGCCAAGCCGAACGCCCGCTGCGCTCGCGGCATCGGCCGCACGTTTCAAAACCTCGCCCTCTACAACCGGATGTCCGTGCTCGGGAACATCCTGGTCGGCCGCCACAACCAGCTGCGCAACAACTTCATCACCGGCTCGCTGTACTGGCTGACGGGTGCGGACCGCGAGGAAATCGAGCACCGCCGCGCCGCCGAGACCATCATCGACTTCCTGGAAATCGCCCACATCCGCAAGGCCACGACGGGCACGCTCTCCTACGGCCTGCGCAAGCGCGTCGAGCTGGCGCGCGCCATGGCGCTGGAGCCCGCGCTGCTGCTGCTCGACGAGCCCATGGCGGGCATGAACCAGGAAGAAAAAGAGGACATGGCGCGCTTCATCATCGACCTGAACGAGGAGTGGGGCGTGACCATCGCCATGATCGAGCACGACATCGGCGCGGTGATGGACATCTCCCACCGGGTCGCGGTGCTCGACTTCGGCCAGCGCATCGCGCTGGGCACGCCGGAGGAGGTGATGGCCGACCCGCGCGTCAAGCAGGCTTACCTGGGCGAGGACATCGAGGCCGAACACGACCACAGGGCGGCGTCATGA
- a CDS encoding long-chain fatty acid--CoA ligase, translating into MTRQPAAYPDLDTLDTFPKLLAHHAERVPDEVALREKEYGIWNEFTWRDYQDMVERMALGMRELGIAPGDTIGIIGSNRPEWVVTEVAGHAIGAMTIGMYGDALSEEVVYLVNYAQTALVFCEDEEQADKMLAIADRCPSIRWIVYHDPRGMRKYDDPRLISQDAMMARGDAAREADPGLYRRLIEQRDGEEVAILLTTSGTTSNPKLAMMQAGPFLKHSLAYLHADPKYPDDNYVSVLPLPWIMEQVYAVAQPLISRITVNFVESGETMMSDLREIGPTFALLAPRVWESIAADVKARMMEASAFKRAMYHLGTRIGTRKLEQTGKSSPIAWFILFRALKDRLGFTYLRSAATGGAALGPDTFKFFLAMGVPLRQLYGQTELAGAYTIHTPDDVDFDTVGVPMEGAEVRIENPDENGMGEIVARTQGIFLGYYKNEEATREDMVDGWMHTGDAGYFKPENGHLVVVDRIKDLATTAHGDRFSPQYVENKLKFSPFIAEAVVLGHERPYLAAMICIRYGIVAKWAEQRGIGFTNYTNLSAQPAVYDAIQREVEQVNESLPPWQRIRKFLLLYKELDPDDGELTRTRKVRRPIINEKYSDIIDAIYSGRDRVDVDTVITFQDGTTSRIQTTLKVVDLMPDQPEAGEAAGEVHATAAELAGGRTAETERRAAGGG; encoded by the coding sequence ATGACCCGGCAGCCGGCGGCGTATCCCGATCTCGACACGCTCGACACCTTCCCGAAGCTGCTCGCGCACCACGCCGAGCGCGTGCCGGACGAGGTGGCGCTGCGCGAGAAGGAATACGGCATCTGGAACGAGTTCACCTGGCGCGACTACCAGGACATGGTCGAGCGCATGGCGCTCGGCATGCGCGAGCTGGGCATCGCGCCGGGCGACACCATCGGCATCATCGGCAGCAACCGCCCCGAATGGGTTGTCACCGAGGTCGCCGGCCACGCCATCGGCGCCATGACCATCGGGATGTACGGCGACGCGCTGTCGGAGGAGGTCGTCTACCTCGTCAACTACGCCCAGACCGCGCTGGTGTTCTGCGAGGACGAGGAGCAGGCGGACAAGATGCTCGCCATCGCCGACCGCTGCCCCTCGATCCGCTGGATCGTCTACCACGACCCGCGCGGCATGCGGAAATACGACGATCCGCGCCTGATCAGCCAGGACGCCATGATGGCGCGCGGGGATGCGGCGCGCGAGGCCGATCCGGGGCTCTACCGCCGGCTGATCGAGCAGCGCGACGGCGAGGAGGTGGCGATCCTGCTCACCACCTCGGGCACGACGTCCAACCCCAAGCTGGCGATGATGCAGGCGGGGCCCTTCCTCAAGCACAGCCTCGCCTACCTGCACGCCGACCCGAAGTACCCGGACGACAACTACGTCTCGGTGCTGCCGCTGCCGTGGATCATGGAGCAGGTCTACGCCGTGGCGCAGCCGCTGATCTCGCGCATCACGGTGAACTTCGTCGAGTCCGGCGAGACGATGATGAGCGACCTGCGCGAGATCGGCCCCACCTTCGCGCTGCTGGCCCCGCGCGTGTGGGAGTCCATCGCCGCCGACGTGAAGGCGCGCATGATGGAGGCCTCGGCCTTCAAGCGCGCGATGTACCACCTCGGCACCCGCATCGGCACGCGCAAGCTGGAGCAGACCGGCAAGTCGTCGCCGATCGCGTGGTTCATCCTGTTTCGCGCGCTCAAGGACCGCCTGGGCTTCACCTACCTGCGCTCGGCGGCGACGGGGGGCGCGGCGCTGGGGCCGGACACCTTCAAGTTCTTCCTCGCGATGGGCGTTCCGCTGCGCCAGCTCTACGGCCAGACGGAGCTGGCGGGCGCCTACACCATCCACACCCCGGACGACGTGGACTTCGACACCGTCGGCGTTCCCATGGAGGGCGCGGAGGTCCGCATCGAAAACCCGGACGAAAACGGCATGGGCGAGATCGTCGCGCGCACGCAGGGAATCTTCCTCGGCTACTACAAGAACGAGGAAGCCACGCGCGAGGACATGGTCGACGGCTGGATGCACACCGGCGACGCCGGCTACTTCAAGCCGGAGAACGGCCACCTCGTCGTGGTCGACCGCATCAAGGACCTGGCGACCACCGCGCACGGCGACCGCTTCTCGCCGCAGTACGTGGAGAACAAGCTCAAGTTCTCCCCCTTCATCGCCGAGGCCGTGGTGCTCGGCCACGAGCGCCCCTACCTCGCGGCGATGATCTGCATCCGCTACGGCATCGTCGCCAAGTGGGCGGAACAGCGCGGGATCGGCTTCACCAACTACACGAACCTCTCCGCGCAGCCGGCGGTCTACGACGCCATCCAGCGCGAGGTGGAGCAGGTCAACGAGAGCCTGCCGCCGTGGCAGCGCATCCGGAAGTTCCTCCTGCTCTACAAGGAGCTGGACCCGGACGACGGCGAGCTGACGCGCACGCGCAAGGTGCGCCGGCCGATCATCAACGAGAAGTACAGCGACATCATCGACGCCATCTACAGCGGCCGCGACCGCGTCGACGTGGACACCGTCATCACCTTCCAGGACGGCACGACCTCGCGCATCCAGACGACGCTGAAGGTGGTGGACCTCATGCCCGATCAGCCCGAGGCCGGTGAGGCGGCGGGCGAGGTTCATGCGACGGCCGCCGAGCTGGCGGGCGGTCGCACGGCCGAGACGGAACGCCGCGCCGCTGGCGGCGGCTGA
- a CDS encoding branched-chain amino acid ABC transporter permease, producing the protein MNWDFLLQLLVNGAIVGTLYGVVAMCFVLIYKSTKIVNFAQGEFLLIGAWVCWALLVEFQLPFWLGFLVTLLFMFIFGVLLQVVVLRPMIGEPILSVIMLTIGLSIVFQSTLAWIFGEWTKRFPEVFSVDSVNVLGLQVQTAYLMSLVFALVIMVGFYYFFQYSRMGLAMRATAFDQQVAASLGISIKHVFALAWAISAMVSAMAGVVIGMVNGVSSALSFFGIKVFPAAILGGLDSIVGAVVGGLIIGLLENAAQFVDSTWLNWGNLYEIVPFYVLVIILMIKPYGLFGTKDIERI; encoded by the coding sequence ATGAACTGGGACTTCCTGCTGCAACTCCTCGTCAACGGTGCCATCGTCGGCACGCTCTACGGCGTCGTCGCGATGTGCTTCGTGCTGATCTACAAGTCCACGAAGATCGTCAACTTCGCGCAGGGCGAGTTCCTGCTGATCGGCGCGTGGGTGTGCTGGGCGCTGCTGGTGGAGTTCCAGCTGCCGTTCTGGCTGGGTTTCCTGGTCACGCTGCTGTTCATGTTCATCTTCGGCGTGCTGCTGCAGGTCGTGGTCCTGCGTCCCATGATCGGCGAGCCCATCCTGTCGGTGATCATGCTGACGATCGGGCTGTCGATCGTCTTCCAGTCGACGCTGGCGTGGATCTTCGGCGAGTGGACGAAGCGCTTCCCCGAGGTCTTTTCGGTGGACTCGGTGAACGTGCTGGGGCTGCAGGTGCAGACGGCCTATCTGATGAGCCTCGTCTTCGCGCTCGTCATCATGGTGGGCTTCTACTACTTCTTCCAGTACTCGCGCATGGGCCTGGCGATGCGCGCGACCGCCTTCGACCAGCAGGTCGCCGCCAGCCTGGGCATCTCCATCAAGCACGTCTTCGCGCTGGCGTGGGCGATCTCGGCCATGGTCTCGGCCATGGCCGGGGTGGTGATCGGGATGGTCAATGGCGTCAGCTCGGCGCTGTCCTTCTTCGGCATCAAGGTCTTCCCGGCGGCGATCCTGGGCGGCCTGGACTCCATCGTCGGCGCCGTCGTCGGCGGGCTGATCATCGGCTTGCTGGAAAACGCCGCCCAATTCGTCGACTCCACGTGGCTCAACTGGGGCAATCTTTACGAAATCGTGCCGTTCTACGTCCTGGTCATCATTCTGATGATCAAGCCTTACGGCCTGTTCGGCACCAAGGACATCGAACGGATTTAA
- a CDS encoding branched-chain amino acid ABC transporter permease: protein MALSADAPRCGEFRTTYRQDTRIFPTAMSRNFAVLGVILAAACPLVLTPYYLNLLIQIGYFGVAALGLNLLVGFSGQISLGHAAFFGFGAFTSAYLSTHTGIPVILCIPLAGLITTAVGMIVGIPAGRIKGLYLAIATLAAQFIIEDFFSRAEWFTGGSAGSFAEPVALFGMTFDTDRSYFYIVLGFVLVMFLLASNLVRSRDGRALIAVRDHYLSAEIMGINLTKYRILAFGISAFYAGVGGAIFAHYLGFVSIEGFTILMSIQFLGMIIIGGLGSIMGTLMGVAFLVLLPEVMEMLAAGLSGAMPGIEQGVAYMKEIAIGLAIVGFLIFEPEGLAHRWKLIKAYWKLYPFSY, encoded by the coding sequence GTGGCGCTCAGCGCGGATGCACCACGGTGCGGCGAGTTCCGCACCACCTACCGGCAGGACACGCGGATCTTTCCCACCGCGATGTCGCGCAACTTCGCGGTCCTGGGCGTGATCCTGGCAGCGGCTTGTCCGCTGGTGCTCACGCCCTACTACCTGAACCTGCTGATCCAGATCGGCTACTTCGGGGTGGCGGCGCTGGGGCTCAACCTGCTGGTGGGCTTTTCCGGGCAGATTTCGCTGGGCCACGCCGCCTTCTTCGGCTTCGGCGCGTTCACCTCGGCCTATCTCAGCACCCACACGGGCATCCCCGTGATCCTGTGCATCCCCCTGGCGGGGCTGATCACGACGGCCGTGGGGATGATCGTCGGCATCCCGGCGGGGCGGATCAAAGGCCTCTACCTCGCCATCGCCACGCTGGCGGCGCAGTTCATCATCGAGGACTTCTTCTCGCGCGCCGAGTGGTTCACGGGCGGCTCCGCCGGCTCCTTCGCCGAGCCGGTGGCGCTCTTCGGCATGACCTTCGATACCGACCGGAGCTATTTCTACATCGTGCTCGGCTTCGTCCTGGTGATGTTCCTGCTCGCGAGCAACCTGGTGCGCAGCCGCGACGGCCGCGCCCTGATCGCCGTGCGCGATCACTACCTCTCCGCCGAGATCATGGGCATCAACCTCACCAAGTACCGCATCCTCGCCTTCGGCATCTCGGCCTTCTACGCGGGCGTGGGCGGCGCGATCTTCGCGCACTACCTGGGCTTCGTCTCCATCGAGGGCTTCACGATCCTCATGTCCATCCAGTTCCTGGGCATGATCATCATCGGCGGGCTCGGCTCCATCATGGGCACGCTCATGGGCGTCGCCTTCCTGGTGCTGTTGCCCGAGGTGATGGAAATGCTGGCCGCCGGGTTGTCCGGCGCCATGCCGGGGATCGAGCAGGGCGTGGCCTACATGAAGGAGATCGCCATCGGCCTGGCGATCGTCGGGTTCCTGATCTTCGAGCCCGAGGGGCTCGCGCACCGCTGGAAGCTCATCAAGGCGTACTGGAAGCTCTACCCCTTCTCGTACTGA
- a CDS encoding ABC transporter substrate-binding protein, with amino-acid sequence MTRIGLLAAAGILAAGTMSAQAQEIPVGHLAAYTGPTSDVGQVYGQGVEDAIAYINEHGGIAGQEIEKDTVDYGYKTGRAISTYKKWKTQLEPVAIQGWGTADTEALVRFVARDKIPYLSASYSGHLTDPKGDSPHTKVAAPYNFFYGPSYSDGCRAMVEWAKNDWEKAGNEGTPRFIHMGDSHPYPNAPKEACAAYAKELGFEVLDPIVYSLSPGDFKAQCLSLKEKNADYAYLANTSGSNISLLRSCETVGVDVQFLTNVWGFDETSVDPAGEAGDGVVFPVGAAIWTDDAPGMETIREIAGSDERKALHYMRGVCSVMFMADAMKRAAANGEVTGPAIKAGLESMEGHVPDGMEGVCLPHTWTADNHRGTTKVMVYQNDYQGDGEIAFEHLTTIDLPRRDDWLGW; translated from the coding sequence ATGACGCGCATCGGATTGCTGGCTGCTGCCGGCATCCTGGCGGCGGGGACGATGTCCGCGCAGGCGCAGGAGATCCCGGTCGGACACCTGGCGGCCTACACCGGCCCGACGTCCGACGTCGGGCAGGTCTACGGGCAGGGCGTCGAGGACGCCATCGCCTACATCAACGAGCACGGCGGCATCGCCGGGCAGGAGATCGAGAAGGACACGGTCGACTACGGCTACAAGACCGGGCGCGCCATCTCGACCTACAAGAAGTGGAAGACGCAGCTGGAGCCCGTGGCGATCCAGGGTTGGGGCACGGCGGATACCGAGGCGCTGGTGCGCTTCGTGGCGCGCGACAAGATCCCCTACCTCTCGGCGTCCTACTCCGGCCACCTGACGGACCCCAAGGGCGATTCCCCGCACACCAAGGTCGCGGCACCCTACAACTTCTTCTACGGCCCGTCCTATTCGGACGGCTGCCGCGCCATGGTCGAATGGGCCAAGAACGACTGGGAAAAGGCCGGCAACGAGGGCACGCCGCGCTTCATCCACATGGGCGACAGCCACCCCTATCCGAACGCGCCCAAGGAAGCCTGCGCGGCCTATGCCAAGGAACTCGGCTTCGAGGTCCTCGATCCGATCGTGTATTCGCTCTCGCCCGGCGACTTCAAGGCGCAGTGCCTCTCGCTCAAGGAAAAGAACGCGGACTACGCCTATCTCGCCAACACCTCGGGCTCGAACATCTCGCTCTTGCGCTCCTGCGAGACGGTGGGCGTGGATGTGCAGTTCCTCACCAACGTTTGGGGTTTCGACGAAACCTCCGTCGATCCGGCGGGTGAGGCCGGTGACGGCGTGGTCTTCCCGGTCGGCGCGGCGATCTGGACCGACGACGCGCCCGGCATGGAAACCATCCGGGAGATCGCCGGCAGCGACGAGCGCAAGGCGCTGCACTACATGCGCGGCGTCTGCTCGGTGATGTTCATGGCTGATGCCATGAAGCGCGCCGCCGCGAACGGCGAGGTCACCGGACCCGCCATCAAGGCCGGCCTGGAGAGCATGGAGGGCCACGTGCCCGACGGCATGGAGGGCGTCTGCCTGCCGCACACCTGGACCGCGGACAACCACCGCGGGACCACCAAGGTCATGGTGTACCAGAACGACTACCAGGGCGACGGCGAGATCGCCTTCGAGCATCTGACCACAATCGACCTGCCGCGCCGCGACGACTGGCTCGGCTGGTAA
- a CDS encoding ABC transporter ATP-binding protein: MSQAAADPQTDTVLSINNIEVVYDEVILVLRGVTLEVPRGQIVSLLGANGAGKSTTLKAISGLLLTERGEITRGSVSLNGEAITNHPAEDIVRKGVFQVMEGRRLVEDMTVVENLRLGAHTRKDRGAINQDIEQVFEYFPRLAERAKGLAGYLSGGEQQMLAIGRALMARPSVLLLDEPSMGLSPMLVREVFGIIERINREQGLTMLLVEQNANWALHLCSYGYIMENGKVVLDGTREELLNNEDVKESYLGGGEERRSFKNLKSYKRRKRWL, encoded by the coding sequence ATGTCCCAGGCCGCCGCCGACCCGCAGACCGACACGGTGCTCAGCATCAACAACATCGAGGTCGTCTACGACGAGGTCATCCTCGTCCTGCGCGGGGTGACGCTGGAGGTGCCGCGCGGCCAGATCGTCTCGCTGCTGGGCGCCAACGGCGCGGGCAAGTCCACGACGCTCAAGGCGATCTCCGGCTTGCTGCTCACCGAGCGCGGGGAGATCACGCGCGGCTCGGTGAGCCTCAACGGCGAGGCCATCACCAACCACCCGGCCGAGGACATCGTCCGCAAAGGCGTCTTCCAGGTCATGGAAGGCCGCCGGCTGGTCGAGGACATGACGGTGGTGGAGAACCTGCGCCTGGGCGCGCACACCCGCAAGGATCGCGGCGCCATCAACCAGGACATCGAGCAGGTCTTCGAATACTTCCCGCGCCTGGCCGAGCGGGCGAAGGGCCTGGCCGGGTATCTGTCGGGCGGCGAGCAGCAGATGCTCGCGATCGGGCGGGCGCTCATGGCCCGGCCGAGCGTGCTGCTGCTCGACGAGCCCTCGATGGGCCTCTCGCCCATGCTGGTGCGCGAGGTCTTCGGCATCATCGAGCGCATCAACCGCGAGCAGGGGCTGACGATGCTGCTGGTGGAGCAGAACGCCAACTGGGCGCTGCACCTCTGCTCCTACGGCTACATCATGGAGAACGGCAAGGTCGTCCTCGACGGCACGCGCGAAGAGCTGCTGAACAACGAGGACGTGAAGGAGTCCTACCTCGGCGGCGGCGAGGAGCGGCGGTCCTTCAAGAACCTCAAGAGCTACAAGCGCCGCAAGCGCTGGCTGTAA
- a CDS encoding phenylacetate--CoA ligase family protein has product MSAPLDPRETRSDAERAAELAERLPAQIARAQAATPHFAETLADVDSQRITTREALAGLPVLRKADLIQRQADAPPFGGLVAEDSGPFERVFQSPGPIYEPQGGGTDVWRFARALRAAGVERGGGIVHNTFSYHFMPAGFMFDSAGKALDCPVFPAGPGQSEQQVRAMAQLRPRYYTGTPSFLNILLEKADELGLAVDSLERGLVTAEPLPASLVDHFRTRGIEVFECYGTADLGLIAYQTEAREGLVVDEDVVVEIVHPGTGTPVADGEVGEVVVTTLNPDYPLIRFATGDLSAVMPGTCPTGRTKMRIRGWMGRADQTTKVRGVFVHPEQIQELVGRFDAVRRARLVVEQADHRDVATLYCETADSGDGLAERIAETFRAVCTVGAEVHLAAPDTLPNDGKVIADQR; this is encoded by the coding sequence ATGAGCGCGCCCCTCGACCCGCGCGAAACCCGATCCGACGCCGAGCGCGCGGCGGAGCTGGCCGAGCGCCTGCCCGCCCAGATCGCGCGCGCCCAGGCGGCCACGCCGCACTTCGCCGAGACGCTGGCGGACGTCGACTCCCAGCGGATCACGACGCGCGAGGCCCTGGCCGGGCTGCCGGTGCTGCGCAAGGCGGACCTGATCCAGCGCCAGGCGGACGCGCCGCCCTTCGGCGGGTTGGTGGCCGAGGACAGCGGTCCCTTCGAGCGCGTCTTCCAGTCGCCGGGACCTATCTACGAGCCGCAAGGCGGGGGTACCGACGTCTGGCGCTTCGCCCGCGCGCTGCGCGCGGCCGGGGTCGAGCGCGGCGGCGGCATCGTTCACAACACCTTCAGCTATCACTTCATGCCCGCCGGCTTCATGTTCGACAGCGCGGGCAAGGCGCTGGACTGCCCGGTGTTCCCGGCCGGCCCCGGCCAGTCGGAGCAGCAGGTGCGCGCCATGGCGCAGCTGCGCCCGCGCTACTACACGGGCACGCCGTCCTTCCTGAACATCCTGCTGGAGAAGGCGGACGAGCTGGGCCTCGCCGTGGACAGCCTGGAGCGCGGCCTCGTCACCGCCGAGCCGCTGCCGGCCTCGCTGGTGGATCACTTCCGCACGCGCGGCATCGAGGTCTTTGAGTGCTACGGCACCGCCGACCTCGGCCTCATCGCCTATCAGACCGAGGCGCGCGAGGGGCTGGTCGTGGACGAGGACGTCGTCGTCGAGATCGTCCACCCCGGCACCGGCACGCCCGTTGCCGACGGCGAGGTGGGGGAGGTCGTGGTCACGACGCTCAACCCCGACTATCCGCTGATCCGCTTCGCCACGGGCGACCTGTCCGCCGTCATGCCGGGGACCTGCCCCACGGGCCGCACCAAGATGCGCATCCGCGGCTGGATGGGCCGCGCCGACCAGACCACCAAGGTGCGCGGCGTCTTCGTCCACCCCGAACAGATCCAGGAGCTCGTGGGGCGCTTCGACGCCGTCCGCCGCGCGCGGCTGGTCGTCGAGCAGGCCGACCACCGCGACGTCGCCACGCTCTATTGCGAGACCGCAGACAGCGGGGACGGCTTGGCCGAGCGCATCGCCGAGACCTTCCGCGCGGTCTGCACCGTCGGCGCCGAGGTGCACCTCGCCGCCCCCGACACCCTCCCCAACGACGGCAAGGTCATCGCCGACCAAAGATGA
- a CDS encoding MBL fold metallo-hydrolase: protein MVSYLDVERPAPGTAVRVAPGIHWVRLDLPFKLDHVHVWLLDDGDTWTVVDAGIGNDATWAAWQQLTQTTLGDKPIGRIVLTHFHPDHVGAAPWLAEAHGASIWMTRPEWLTGRLLSVDLDAGMTDHVVAFYRAAGCGAAYLDYVHRTSDAYARMVAPLPRSYRQLRDRDGLHIGGRTWHVIVGGGHSPAHACLYAPDDGILISGDQILPRISPNVGVNASEPDADPLADFLASLNRLEGLPEGLLVLPSHDAPFHGLHGRCEELRAHHDARLNDCLTACRDGATAMEVAQVLFDRPLDDHQTGFAVAETLAHLNHLLAAGRLTRETDGDGVWRYTAV from the coding sequence ATGGTGAGCTACCTGGATGTGGAACGGCCGGCGCCCGGCACGGCCGTGCGCGTGGCCCCCGGGATCCACTGGGTGCGCCTGGACCTGCCCTTCAAGCTGGACCACGTGCACGTCTGGCTGCTGGACGACGGCGACACCTGGACCGTCGTGGACGCCGGTATCGGCAACGACGCCACCTGGGCCGCGTGGCAGCAGCTCACCCAAACGACGCTCGGCGACAAGCCGATCGGGCGCATCGTCCTCACCCACTTCCACCCGGACCACGTGGGCGCGGCGCCCTGGCTGGCCGAGGCGCACGGCGCGTCCATCTGGATGACGCGCCCCGAGTGGCTGACGGGGCGGCTGCTGAGCGTCGACCTCGACGCCGGGATGACGGACCACGTGGTCGCCTTCTACCGCGCGGCCGGGTGCGGGGCGGCCTACCTGGACTACGTGCACCGCACCAGCGACGCCTACGCCCGCATGGTGGCGCCGCTGCCGCGCAGCTACCGCCAACTGCGCGACCGCGACGGCCTGCACATCGGCGGGCGGACGTGGCACGTGATCGTTGGCGGCGGGCATTCCCCGGCGCACGCCTGCCTCTACGCGCCCGACGACGGCATCCTCATCTCCGGCGACCAGATCCTGCCGCGCATCTCGCCCAACGTGGGCGTCAACGCCAGCGAACCGGACGCCGACCCGCTGGCGGATTTCCTCGCGTCCTTGAACCGGCTGGAGGGCCTGCCGGAGGGGCTGCTGGTGCTGCCCTCGCACGACGCGCCCTTCCACGGCCTGCACGGGCGCTGCGAAGAATTGCGCGCGCACCACGACGCGCGGCTGAACGATTGCCTGACGGCGTGCCGCGACGGCGCCACCGCGATGGAGGTGGCGCAGGTGCTCTTCGACCGGCCGCTGGACGATCACCAGACGGGCTTCGCCGTGGCGGAGACGCTGGCCCACCTCAACCACCTGCTGGCGGCGGGCCGGCTGACCCGCGAGACGGACGGCGACGGGGTGTGGCGCTACACCGCCGTCTGA